A genome region from Brassica oleracea var. oleracea cultivar TO1000 chromosome C2, BOL, whole genome shotgun sequence includes the following:
- the LOC106325998 gene encoding transcription factor TCP1-like produces the protein MSSSNNDYNNGNSGVYPLSLYLSSLPGHQGIIRNPYNHQSTASLGQMVSAVPESLIDYMSFNSNSAVNQKGYEIPEVSREIKKAVKKDRHSKIDTAQGLRDRRVRLSIGVARQFFDLQDMLGFDKASETLDWLLKKSRRGINELVQEKKLNNKDEDFRNNRGDVEEDEDDGDKSFVYGSSPDSCEEVVYEVKKTEKSNISSKGLMDKARGKSKQITREMTYDHPEAVSEITQTEIMDPFKMSIIFNEGDDMTHSFYKEAIQEFDNQECILTKTNVNLPTDMDRSYNQHYGTCMSKNQGSSSNYNTILPQNLDYGYDQNPFMDQPFCAVTNRNFPRGKVWVQDSSLA, from the coding sequence ATGTCTTCTTCCAACAATGATTACAATAATGGCAACAGTGGAGTGTACCCTCTCTCTCTTTACCTTTCTTCGCTCCCGGGCCATCAAGGCATCATCCGTAATCCCTACAATCATCAGTCAACAGCATCTCTGGGTCAAATGGTATCAGCCGTTCCTGAGTCTCTGATCGATTACATGTCGTTTAACTCAAACAGTGCTGTGAATCAGAAAGGTTATGAGATTCCTGAGGTGTCGAGAGAAATCAAGAAGGCGGTGAAGAAAGATAGACACAGCAAGATTGACACGGCACAAGGTCTTAGAGACAGGAGGGTAAGGCTTTCTATTGGAGTTGCTCGCCAATTCTTCGATCTCCAGGATATGTTGGGGTTTGATAAAGCCAGTGAAACATTGGACTGGCTTCTCAAGAAATCAAGAAGAGGTATCAATGAGCTTGTCCAAGAAAAAAAACTCAACAACAAGGATGAAGATTTTAGAAACAATAGGGGTGATGTAGAAGAGGATGAAGATGATGGCGATAAGAGCTTTGTGTATGGTTCGAGTCCAGATTCCTGCGAAGAAGTGGTATATGAGGTCAAGAAGACTGAGAAGAGCAACATATCTTCAAAGGGATTAATGGACAAAGCTAGAGGAAAGTCAAAGCAGATAACAAGAGAGATGACCTATGATCATCCAGAAGCCGTCTCCGAGATCACACAAACTGAAATCATGGACCCATTCAAGATGTCTATAATCTTCAATGAAGGGGATGACATGACACACTCTTTCTACAAGGAAGCAATCCAAGAGTTTGATAATCAAGAATGTATCTTAACCAAGACAAATGTCAATCTTCCCACGGATATGGATCGAAGTTACAATCAGCATTATGGGACGTGTATGTCAAAAAATCAGGGTTCTAGCAGCAACTACAATACCATCCTGCCTCAAAACTTGGATTATGGTTATGATCAAAACCCTTTTATGGATCAACCCTTTTGTGCAGTCACCAACAGGAATTTCCCCAGGGGTAAAGTTTGGGTTCAAGACTCTTCTCTGGCGTAG